The segment CACCACCATCGACAAGTTCCTCCACGGCTCGGTCCCGGTGTACGCCACGATGCAGCTCCTCCGCAAGCTGTACATGGACGAGTACCGGAAGGACCTCCCCACCGACCCCGACCCGCAGGTCGCGGCGATCTACCTCACCTACCTCCTCAACCGCATCCCGGACGAGCACCGCCGCGCCGCGTACGACGAGATGGTGCGCGCCCTGCGGCACGTCCACATCCGCGCGGCGGCGGACGTGCCGCCCTGGCTGGAGCGCACCGCGGAGCTGTACGAGAGCGACGAGCCGCCCCCGCCTCCCGCCCCGCCCCCCATTCCTCCTCCACGCCCGCGCGGCCCGGACGACGAGCCGCCCCAGTACCCTCGCGGGCGCGGGCGGAAGAAGTCCTGACCGCACCGCCGGGCGCGGCGCCTCAGCTCTGCCCGCGGATCCGCACGGTGCGCTCCAGCTCGTCGCGCGCCTGGAGCACCTTGCGCCGCACGTCCAGGGGCAGCTCCGGGTGGGCGGACAGGAAGGCGTCCACCTCCGCCAGCGCCGCGGGCTCCGTCTGCCCGCCCAGGAAGGCGCCGATCCAGCGCGGGAGGAAGAAGATGCGGCGGTTGTCGCGGATCCACTCCAGCTCCTCCAGCGCCGGGCGGAGGTGCGGGAGCGTGAGCCGCGCGTGCGCCGGGTCGTTGAAGGCGCCCAGCGAGGCGGTGACCCACTCCTCGTTCAGCGACGCGTCGCGCAGGTAGCGGCGGAAGTACTCCGCCTTGGCGGCGGGGTCCGGACGCGCCGCCCCGGCCACGAAGGCGCGCCGGGCCGCCTCCGGGGTGGTGTCGCGCGCCGCCTCGGCCGCGTACAGCGAGTCCGCCGCCGGGTCGCCCACGGCCAGGAGCTGCGCCACCGCGGCCCAGCGGCTCGGAGGGCGGAGCGGCTCCCCGGCGAAGCGGCGGGTGCCGGCCAGGTACTCGCGCATCACCCCGCGCGCCTCGGGGGTGCGGGCCACCGCCAGGTAGGTGTCCAGGGCCGCCTTGCGCAGCCCGTACGAGAGCGAGTCGTTCCCGGCGCGGGCCAGGAGCATCCGCTCCCACTCCGGGAGGAGCCGCGCCGCCTCCGCGTCGGGGAGGTAGCGGGTCAGCGCGGCGGCGCCGCGCCCCAGGAGCGTCCCGGCGATCTGCTCGTCGCGCTCGCGGGGAAGCTCGCGCAGGGTGAGCGCCAGGTACACGGCCGGGTCCAGCCGCGCCTCGCGCACCAGGTCCCAGAGCGCGCCCCAGAGCATGGCGCGCAGCAGGCCGTCCCCGGTCTCGCCCACGTGACGCAGGACGTGCTCGGCGCTCCGCGGGTCCAGCAGGAAGAGGCCGTAGCCGTAGTCCCCCTCGTTGGCCCACACCCAGTCCGGCGCGGGGAGCCCCGCCGCCGCGGCCACCACGGTGGTGTCGCCGGTGAAGGCCACGGAGAGCACGCTGTCGGGCCGGTCGCGGTAGCCCAGGCGCACCCGCACCCGCCCCGGCCACCACCCGCCGCGGTCGCCCGGGAGGGCGCGCGCGGGGCGCTGCACGAGCGCCAGCCTCTCGATGCGGCCCCCGTCCACGTCGAGCGCCGTCTCCACCACCGGCATCCCCGCGCGGAGGATGTACTGCGCGCCGAAGGCCTCGAGCGACGTGCCGGACGCCTCCTCGACGGCCCGCAGCAGGTCCTCCCAGGTGGCGTTGGCGTAGGCGTGGCGCCGGAGGAAGATGCGCAGCCCCTCGCGGAAGGCGTCCTCCCCCACCAGGAACTCCAGCTGCTTGAGGATGGAGGGCGCCTTGTTGTAGACGATGGGCCCGTAGTTCCCCTTCGCCAGGTCCAGGTTGGGGAGGTCCTGCCAGACGGGGACCGTCCCCTCGGTGACGTCGGTGCCGTAGGCGACCGGCTTGTTGCGCAGGTAGAAGGTCTTCCACGCCTCCGAGCCGGGGTCCAGCTCGTCCTGCATCTTCGCCGCCATGTAGGTGGAGAAGCCCTCCTTGAGCCACAGGTCGTCGAACCACCGCATGGTCACTAGGTCCCCGAACCACTGGTGTGCAACCTCGTGGTAGGTGGTGGCCTTGCGCGACAGGCGCTCGTTGAGGGTGGGGGGCTCGCGGAAGACGAAGGTGTTCTCGTTGTAGAACACCGCCCCCACGTGCTCCATCCCGCCGAAGGGGAAGGCGGGGGCCAGGAGCATGTCGTACTTGGCGAACGGGAAAGGGATGCCGAAGTAGCGCTCCAGCCACTCCAGGGCGTCGCGGTTGCTGCGGAGCAGCGTGTCCGCGTCCACGTCGCGCGCCACGGTGCGGCGGGCGTACAGAGTGATCGGCCGCCCCCCGGCCGGCGCGGACTCCCATCGCCGCCACGGCCCGGCGGCGAAGGCGGCCAGGTAGGTGGAGATGGGCTCCGTCTCCGCGAAGCGCCACGCCACCCGCCCCGGCGCCAGCGTGTCGACCGCGGCGAGCGGGCCGTTGGCGAGCACGCTCCACTCCGGCTGCGCCACGATCTCCACGCGGAAGCGGCCCTTGAGGTCCGGCTGGTCGAAGGAGGGGAAGAGCTGGTTGGCGTCGGCCGGGACGAGCAGGGTGTACAGGTACCGCGCGTCGTCCGAGGGGTCCTCGTAGCGGATCACGCTCGCGCCGGCCGGGGCGATGCGCGAGGCGAAGCGGAAGGCCACGGTGTTGGCGCCGGCGCGGAGGTGGCGCGCGGGGATGCGGACGTGCCCCTCCGCCCAGGTGTGGTCGTCGACGGGCGCGCCGTTGGCGGCCACGCTGTCCAGCTCCAGCCCGCGGAAGTCCACCACCAGGTCGCCCGCGCCGGGCCTCCGGTCGAACGAAACCGCGACCCGCCCGCGCGCGGTGTCGACATGGGTGACGTCCAGCGACAGGGCGTAGCGCACGTCCGAGAGGGTGCGCGCCCGCTCCCGCGCCAGCTCGAGCGACACGCCCGGCCGCATGAAGGCGCTCACGTCGGGGCCGCCGCGGCCCGCGGTGGCGCACCCGGCGAGGAGGAGGAGCGCGGCCGCCGCCGCCCACGTCCACCGTTCCGACCGATGCGACGCGAGGACTGCCGGGAGACGCATGGACGGGACTCCTGTGGGGGAACTGTGCGGATTGACGCCGTGGAATGTGGCCGCAATCCCAGCGCGTGGCAAGCGCCAGGGCGGATTCGGAGCGGGGGCACGGTTGCGGACTGCCGTGAGGCTCGTCTATCCTTCGGCTCCATCCGCAGCCGAGAGGATCCCGCCTGTGAAGTATCGCGTCTACATCGACGAGACGGGCAACTCCGACATGAAGAGTTCGGGGAATCCCAATCACCGCTATCTGAGCCTGACGGGAGTGGTCCTCGACCTCACGCACACCGCTGCGGTGGTCCATCCGCAGATGGAGGCACTCAAGTCCAGCTTCTTCGAGGCCCACCATCCGGACGAGCCCGTCATCTTCCACCGGAAGGAGATCGTCAATCGGAAGCATCCCTTCGAGTGCCTGGAGGATGAGCAGGTCCGCGGCGCCTTCGATGCAGCCGTCCTCGAGTGCTTCCGCCGTTGGGAATACACCCTCATCAGCGTCTGCCTCGACAAGCAGCGCTACCTCGAGAAATACCGTCAGTGGCGCTACGACCCGTATCACTACTGCTTGAGCGTGCTCCTCGAGCACTTTGTCCCGTTCCTGGAGGACGAAGGAGCCCAGGCAGACGCCATGGCGGAGTCTCGGGGAAAGAACGAGGACATGCGCCTGAAAGAGGAGTTCACCCGGATCTGGATGCAGGGCACAGAGAACGTCAGCGCCGAACGATTCCAGGCGGTGCTCAGCAGCCGACAGCTCAAGGTGAAGCCGAAGGCCGCGAACGTCGCGGGCCTCCAGCTGGCTGACCTCGTGGCCCACCCCTGCCGCAATATCATCCTGCAGGAGAACGGGCTCTTGGAGAAGGAGATCGCCCCGTTCGGAACGGTTGTGGCCGAGGCACTCGAGGCCAAGCACCTGCGTCGCGCCGATCTCGTAGTCGGTAAGGAGATGAGGTAAACGAAAAAGGGCCCCGAG is part of the Longimicrobiaceae bacterium genome and harbors:
- a CDS encoding M1 family aminopeptidase is translated as MRLPAVLASHRSERWTWAAAAALLLLAGCATAGRGGPDVSAFMRPGVSLELARERARTLSDVRYALSLDVTHVDTARGRVAVSFDRRPGAGDLVVDFRGLELDSVAANGAPVDDHTWAEGHVRIPARHLRAGANTVAFRFASRIAPAGASVIRYEDPSDDARYLYTLLVPADANQLFPSFDQPDLKGRFRVEIVAQPEWSVLANGPLAAVDTLAPGRVAWRFAETEPISTYLAAFAAGPWRRWESAPAGGRPITLYARRTVARDVDADTLLRSNRDALEWLERYFGIPFPFAKYDMLLAPAFPFGGMEHVGAVFYNENTFVFREPPTLNERLSRKATTYHEVAHQWFGDLVTMRWFDDLWLKEGFSTYMAAKMQDELDPGSEAWKTFYLRNKPVAYGTDVTEGTVPVWQDLPNLDLAKGNYGPIVYNKAPSILKQLEFLVGEDAFREGLRIFLRRHAYANATWEDLLRAVEEASGTSLEAFGAQYILRAGMPVVETALDVDGGRIERLALVQRPARALPGDRGGWWPGRVRVRLGYRDRPDSVLSVAFTGDTTVVAAAAGLPAPDWVWANEGDYGYGLFLLDPRSAEHVLRHVGETGDGLLRAMLWGALWDLVREARLDPAVYLALTLRELPRERDEQIAGTLLGRGAAALTRYLPDAEAARLLPEWERMLLARAGNDSLSYGLRKAALDTYLAVARTPEARGVMREYLAGTRRFAGEPLRPPSRWAAVAQLLAVGDPAADSLYAAEAARDTTPEAARRAFVAGAARPDPAAKAEYFRRYLRDASLNEEWVTASLGAFNDPAHARLTLPHLRPALEELEWIRDNRRIFFLPRWIGAFLGGQTEPAALAEVDAFLSAHPELPLDVRRKVLQARDELERTVRIRGQS
- a CDS encoding DUF3800 domain-containing protein: MKYRVYIDETGNSDMKSSGNPNHRYLSLTGVVLDLTHTAAVVHPQMEALKSSFFEAHHPDEPVIFHRKEIVNRKHPFECLEDEQVRGAFDAAVLECFRRWEYTLISVCLDKQRYLEKYRQWRYDPYHYCLSVLLEHFVPFLEDEGAQADAMAESRGKNEDMRLKEEFTRIWMQGTENVSAERFQAVLSSRQLKVKPKAANVAGLQLADLVAHPCRNIILQENGLLEKEIAPFGTVVAEALEAKHLRRADLVVGKEMR